A segment of the Candidatus Binataceae bacterium genome:
GCACCGCATCTTCGTCGTCTCGCCGCTCGTGATTATCGTCTTGGTCGAGTTTGTCCTGCCGTCCTACGCGGTAACGGTGACGATGTATCTGATTGCGGGTCCAGCCAGCGTTGAGGGCCGCAGCGCGCTTGCATATTCGACGACTGAGTTCCGGTATGCGGTCGCTGCACTGCTGATGACCTTGGGTTTCGGCGCGCCGACAATCGTATTCATCGTCGCCCTCAGGAACCTTCAATTGCCAGTCGGGCTGACGATAGCGCTCGTATTCGCCTGGCTCGCAATCGCACTCTTCATCGTGATGCGACTGATTCTTCTTTTTCCCGCAATCGCCGCGGGAGGCGCGGCCAGCCCGCGAATCGCATGCATACTGACGAGTCGTAATTTCTGGCGCATCGCGACGATCGCGCTTCTCACCGCGATACCGTATTCGATCCTGACGACGATCGTGCGCATCGCGGCCGCCAGCCTGCCGAGTCCGATAGCCCAGCTCCTGCTCGCCGCCATCCTCAGCGCGATCGTCACGCTCTCGTGGACGACGACGCTCGCGTGGCAGGCGTTGGTCTACAAGCACCTCGCCGGCTCCTCCGATGCATTCGCGTCGAACTTTCGCGCGGTGTAACGTCCGCTGCGGAGGATGCCGCGATGTCCGAGCTTACGCATCAGTTCGTCACGACCAACGGGATTCGCATGCACTATGTCGAGCAGGGCAGCGGCCCGCTGGTCGTGCTGTGCCACGGATGGCCGGAGTCCTGGTACTCGTACCGCCATCAGATTCCCGCGCTCGCCGCGGCCGGCTTTCGCGTCGTTGCTCCCGACCAGCGTGGGTACGGACAGACCGAAAGTCCGCAAGCGATCGAGTCCTTCAACATCCTGAATCTGGTCGGCGATATCGTGGGCCTCGTGAACAGCCTCGGCGTCGATTCCGCCGTGATCGTCGGCCATGATTGGGGTGCGCCGGTCGCTTGGAACTCGGCGCTTCTGCGCCCCGATATCTTCCGTGCAATCGCGTTGCTTTCGGTCCCTTACTTTCCACGCGGTCCGATGCGTCCGAGCGACGGCATGAAAGCGATGGCCGGCGAGAATAATTTCTACCAGCTCTATTTCCAGGAGCCGGGTAAAGTGGAAAGCGAGCTCGACGAAGATCCGCGCCGTTCGATGGCGATGATGCTCTATTCCGCCTCCGGCGATCCTTCGCCCGAAGAGGAATGGAAGTTCGTCTTTCCAAAATCGATGCGCTTTATCGAGACCGGCGCCGTACCGAAGAAGCTGCCCGCCTGGCTCACCGATGCGGATATCGATTTCTTCGCCGGTGAGTTCAAGCGCGCCGGATTTCGCGGCGGTATCAACTGGTATCGCAACTTCGATCGCAACTGGGAGCTGACGCCGTTTCTCGACGGGGCCAAGCTGCGCCAGCCGGCGCTCTTCGCCGCGGGCGACAAAGACTGCGTCGGCAAGATGGTCCCGGGCGCATACGACCACGCGGGCACGTTCACACCGAACCTCAAAAAGAAGGTGATCATCCCCGGCGCGGGCCATTGGATTCAGCAGGAACGGCCGAAGGAAATCAACCAACTGTTAGTGGAGTTTTTGAAAAGCCTCGGCTGACCGGTTCAGTTCGACTTGAAGCGGGGGTCGCTACTCGAAATGCACTGAGCGACCGCCAGGCCGGATTCTGCCTCCGGCGG
Coding sequences within it:
- a CDS encoding alpha/beta hydrolase; translated protein: MSELTHQFVTTNGIRMHYVEQGSGPLVVLCHGWPESWYSYRHQIPALAAAGFRVVAPDQRGYGQTESPQAIESFNILNLVGDIVGLVNSLGVDSAVIVGHDWGAPVAWNSALLRPDIFRAIALLSVPYFPRGPMRPSDGMKAMAGENNFYQLYFQEPGKVESELDEDPRRSMAMMLYSASGDPSPEEEWKFVFPKSMRFIETGAVPKKLPAWLTDADIDFFAGEFKRAGFRGGINWYRNFDRNWELTPFLDGAKLRQPALFAAGDKDCVGKMVPGAYDHAGTFTPNLKKKVIIPGAGHWIQQERPKEINQLLVEFLKSLG